A genomic stretch from Bacterioplanes sanyensis includes:
- a CDS encoding lipopolysaccharide assembly protein LapA domain-containing protein: MKQLKLGISMLLFVLVLVYAIAFSANNSTAVNVDLLTGAVIQGPLSLWLGAMLLLGAVAGYLLSWLSKARQSLELRRLRREVKQLQERASKPGL; encoded by the coding sequence ATGAAACAGCTCAAATTGGGCATCAGCATGCTGCTGTTTGTCCTGGTGTTGGTGTATGCCATCGCCTTTTCCGCCAATAACAGCACTGCGGTCAACGTTGATTTACTGACCGGCGCGGTTATTCAGGGGCCACTGTCGTTGTGGCTGGGTGCCATGTTATTGCTCGGCGCCGTGGCGGGGTATTTGTTGTCCTGGTTGAGTAAAGCCCGGCAATCCCTTGAGCTTCGGCGCTTACGGCGAGAAGTGAAACAACTGCAAGAGAGAGCCAGTAAACCTGGACTATGA
- the ihfB gene encoding integration host factor subunit beta, whose amino-acid sequence MTKSELIERIVSRQPQLSSKDVELAVKTMLDHMSQTLSSGDRIEIRGFGSFSLHYRAPRIGRNPKTGETVELKGKFVPHFKPGKELRDQVNQTMEVEA is encoded by the coding sequence GTGACTAAATCGGAGTTAATCGAACGAATTGTGTCCAGACAGCCGCAGCTTTCGAGCAAAGATGTGGAGCTGGCAGTGAAGACGATGTTGGATCATATGTCGCAGACACTTTCATCGGGTGACCGCATTGAGATACGCGGATTTGGCAGCTTTTCGCTGCATTATCGCGCGCCCCGCATTGGCCGTAATCCGAAAACGGGTGAAACGGTGGAGCTGAAGGGGAAGTTCGTGCCGCATTTCAAGCCGGGTAAAGAACTGAGAGACCAGGTCAACCAGACCATGGAAGTGGAAGCCTGA
- the cmk gene encoding (d)CMP kinase, with protein MSVITIDGPSGAGKGTVCARLAAELNWHLLDSGALYRITGLAAERQSVALDDEPAVAQVAAQLDVTFEPGIDGVAVVLAGEEVTTTIRTEEVGSLASQVAALPAVRDALLQRQRDFAKAPGLIADGRDMGTVVFPQADIKVFLTASAEERAQRRFRQLTEKGINASLPALIEDIRARDERDSSRAVAPLKPAQDAVVIDSTSLSIDEVCDQVMALVHQARLI; from the coding sequence ATGAGCGTCATCACCATTGATGGCCCATCCGGTGCCGGCAAAGGCACTGTGTGCGCGCGTCTGGCCGCTGAACTGAACTGGCACCTGCTGGACAGTGGTGCCCTGTATCGCATCACTGGGTTGGCCGCCGAGCGCCAGTCGGTCGCCCTTGACGACGAGCCAGCGGTAGCCCAAGTTGCTGCGCAGTTGGACGTCACTTTTGAGCCTGGTATTGATGGTGTTGCTGTGGTCTTGGCCGGCGAAGAGGTCACCACTACCATTCGCACCGAAGAGGTTGGTAGTTTGGCCTCGCAGGTAGCAGCACTGCCAGCGGTTCGCGATGCTTTATTACAGCGTCAGCGTGACTTTGCCAAGGCGCCGGGTTTGATTGCCGATGGCCGTGATATGGGCACTGTGGTGTTTCCACAAGCTGACATTAAAGTCTTTTTAACTGCCAGTGCTGAAGAACGCGCGCAACGGCGCTTTCGCCAGTTGACCGAGAAGGGAATAAATGCTAGTTTGCCCGCCCTTATCGAAGACATCCGAGCTCGCGATGAGCGTGACAGCAGCCGTGCTGTAGCGCCATTGAAACCTGCCCAAGATGCCGTCGTCATCGACAGCACCTCCCTTAGCATTGATGAGGTCTGCGATCAGGTAATGGCGTTGGTGCATCAGGCCCGACTGATCTGA
- the hisC gene encoding histidinol-phosphate transaminase: MKNLLQMASPGAQALHPYQPGKPASELAREIGLEPGAIVKLASNENPLGPSPLAQAAVHELLALSRYPDGAGFELRQTLAEHLQVEPAQLTLGNGSSDLLDFVTRIFVQPGDNIVVSEHAFSLYGLNATAVGAEVREAPAKDFGHDLAAMAALVDERTRLVFITNPNNPTGTWLAEDSIRAFLAQLPEHVIAILDEAYFEYVDQDGYPDGTRLLADFPRLLVTRTFSKAYGLAALRVGYGVSSTELAELLNRVRPPFNVNAAAQAAAVAAVKDQAHVQRSVSANRLGMKQLIDAFEQLGLDYLPSVGNFLCVRLDNAKTVNAALLQRGVIVRALGGYGMPEYLRISIGTEAENKRFIDMLTEVLAQGDAA, translated from the coding sequence GTGAAGAACTTATTGCAGATGGCCTCCCCCGGAGCGCAGGCCTTACACCCGTATCAGCCAGGTAAGCCGGCCTCCGAGTTAGCGCGAGAAATCGGACTTGAGCCTGGCGCCATCGTTAAGTTGGCAAGCAATGAAAACCCGCTGGGTCCTAGTCCTTTGGCACAGGCCGCAGTGCATGAATTATTAGCACTGAGTCGCTATCCCGATGGCGCGGGCTTTGAGTTGCGCCAGACCTTGGCTGAGCATTTACAGGTTGAGCCGGCGCAGTTAACGCTGGGCAACGGCTCCAGTGATCTGTTGGATTTTGTCACCCGTATTTTTGTTCAGCCGGGCGACAACATCGTGGTCTCTGAGCACGCTTTTTCTTTGTACGGTTTGAATGCTACGGCGGTGGGCGCTGAGGTGCGTGAGGCGCCGGCAAAAGATTTTGGTCATGACCTTGCTGCTATGGCGGCGCTGGTGGATGAGCGTACACGCTTGGTGTTTATCACCAACCCCAATAACCCTACTGGCACCTGGTTGGCAGAAGACAGCATTCGCGCGTTTTTGGCGCAGTTGCCAGAGCACGTAATCGCCATTCTCGACGAAGCCTATTTCGAATACGTTGACCAGGATGGTTATCCAGACGGCACCCGTCTGTTGGCCGACTTTCCACGCTTGTTAGTCACACGTACCTTCTCCAAGGCTTATGGTTTGGCCGCTTTGCGTGTTGGTTATGGCGTCAGCAGCACGGAGTTGGCAGAGCTGTTAAATCGAGTGCGACCACCGTTCAATGTCAATGCGGCAGCACAAGCGGCGGCGGTAGCGGCGGTGAAGGACCAGGCGCATGTACAGCGCAGTGTCAGTGCCAATCGTCTCGGTATGAAACAGCTGATAGACGCGTTTGAACAACTGGGGCTGGATTACTTGCCGTCGGTCGGTAACTTCCTGTGCGTGCGGTTAGACAATGCCAAAACCGTGAATGCGGCGCTGCTGCAGCGCGGTGTCATCGTACGTGCGTTAGGTGGTTACGGTATGCCTGAGTATTTGCGTATTTCGATTGGTACCGAGGCGGAAAATAAGCGCTTTATCGATATGTTGACCGAGGTGCTGGCACAGGGCGACGCGGCGTGA
- a CDS encoding bifunctional prephenate dehydrogenase/3-phosphoshikimate 1-carboxyvinyltransferase, producing MTVTLGHVAVVGLGLIGCSWVKALRQAGCTTAVSGFDRNLDSMQQAQQLGIIDSYSEQLAEVVADADFIIVSVPIKAVRSVLEEIAPSLKHNAILTDVGSVKGSVASDVAAVLGAQFGRFVLGHPIAGSERSGVAAADADLYRRHKVIITPQPHTDTDALQQVVAAWQVAGAEVEQMDVVHHDEVLAATSHLPHLLSYNLVDTLASRHENKEIFHYAAGGFRDFTRIAASSPVMWRDIFSANREQILAVLDMFQQDLTQLRQHIEADDVTQVMGVLTRAKAARDHFSKILARRAYVEPMKTATISYLASAGRALSGQFRVPGDKSISHRSIMLGSLANGVTEVSGFLEGEDSLATLQAFRDMGVVIEGPHRGRVTIHGVGMHGLQPPPGSLYLGNSGTSMRLLAGLMAGQKFNVEMTGDESLSKRPMGRVADPLALMGANVDTADSGRPPVRIRGGSALRGIHYDLPMASAQVKSCLLLAGLYAEGETSVTEPAPTRDHTERMLKGFGYDVQVDGSTATVKGGGELTACDIDVPADISSAAFFMVAASIMPGSDITLEHVGINPTRIGVINILKAMGGNIELLNEREVGGEPVADIRIRSAQLKGIHIPEDQVPLAIDEFPSLFVAAACADGETVLTGAEELRVKESDRIQAMVDGLVTLGVDAKGTDDGAVIQGMGGDGQFGGGDIVTYHDHRIAMSFAVASLRTAEPIRILDCANVATSFPNFVELANGCGMHIEVVEEGATA from the coding sequence GTGACGGTAACACTTGGGCATGTCGCGGTGGTGGGGTTAGGTCTGATTGGCTGTTCTTGGGTCAAGGCGCTGCGCCAAGCGGGCTGTACCACAGCGGTGTCCGGCTTTGATCGCAATCTGGATTCGATGCAGCAGGCGCAGCAGCTGGGCATTATCGACAGCTACAGTGAGCAGCTAGCCGAGGTGGTCGCAGACGCCGACTTTATTATCGTGTCGGTGCCGATTAAGGCGGTTCGCTCCGTGCTAGAAGAGATCGCCCCCAGTCTGAAACACAATGCCATCTTAACCGATGTGGGTTCGGTAAAAGGGTCTGTGGCCAGTGATGTGGCCGCTGTGTTGGGTGCGCAGTTTGGGCGTTTTGTCCTCGGGCACCCGATTGCCGGATCTGAGCGCAGTGGTGTTGCCGCCGCCGATGCGGATCTGTATCGGCGTCATAAAGTGATCATCACGCCGCAGCCGCATACCGATACTGATGCGCTGCAGCAGGTGGTTGCAGCCTGGCAAGTGGCGGGTGCTGAAGTGGAGCAAATGGATGTGGTGCACCACGACGAAGTACTGGCCGCCACCAGTCATTTGCCGCACTTATTGTCATACAATCTGGTCGATACTCTGGCCAGTCGGCATGAAAACAAAGAAATTTTTCATTACGCCGCCGGCGGCTTTCGCGACTTTACCCGCATTGCGGCCAGTAGCCCGGTGATGTGGCGCGATATCTTTTCTGCCAATCGCGAGCAAATCCTGGCGGTGTTGGACATGTTCCAGCAGGACCTGACACAGTTGCGTCAGCACATTGAAGCCGACGATGTGACCCAGGTGATGGGCGTTCTGACGCGTGCCAAAGCGGCGCGTGACCACTTTTCTAAAATACTGGCCCGCAGGGCCTATGTTGAGCCTATGAAAACAGCCACTATTTCTTACCTCGCTTCTGCGGGCCGGGCACTGAGCGGGCAGTTCCGCGTGCCGGGCGACAAATCCATTTCCCATCGCTCCATTATGCTGGGCTCGCTGGCCAACGGCGTTACTGAAGTCAGCGGCTTTTTGGAAGGTGAAGACAGTTTGGCGACCCTGCAGGCATTCCGCGATATGGGCGTCGTTATCGAAGGCCCGCATCGTGGTCGAGTCACCATTCACGGTGTTGGCATGCACGGCTTGCAGCCACCTCCAGGGTCTTTGTACCTGGGCAACTCTGGCACCTCCATGCGCTTGTTGGCCGGCCTAATGGCGGGTCAGAAGTTTAATGTTGAGATGACCGGCGATGAATCTTTGAGTAAACGTCCTATGGGCCGCGTGGCCGACCCGCTGGCGCTGATGGGCGCCAATGTCGACACCGCTGATAGCGGACGTCCACCGGTACGGATTCGCGGTGGCAGCGCTCTGCGCGGCATTCACTACGATTTGCCGATGGCCAGTGCGCAGGTGAAAAGCTGTTTGCTGCTGGCGGGTTTGTACGCAGAAGGCGAAACCTCGGTGACTGAGCCGGCGCCAACGCGTGATCACACCGAGCGCATGCTAAAAGGCTTCGGTTATGACGTACAGGTCGACGGTTCAACGGCAACGGTAAAAGGTGGCGGTGAGCTGACGGCCTGTGATATCGACGTACCGGCAGATATCTCCTCGGCGGCCTTCTTTATGGTGGCGGCCAGCATTATGCCCGGTTCTGATATTACCCTGGAGCACGTTGGCATTAACCCAACCCGTATTGGCGTGATCAATATTCTGAAAGCCATGGGCGGCAATATTGAGCTGCTGAACGAGCGCGAAGTTGGCGGTGAGCCAGTGGCGGACATTCGTATTCGCAGCGCGCAGTTGAAAGGTATTCATATTCCCGAAGATCAAGTGCCGCTGGCGATTGACGAGTTTCCGTCGTTGTTTGTGGCGGCTGCCTGCGCCGACGGTGAGACGGTTCTGACCGGTGCTGAAGAGTTACGGGTCAAAGAAAGTGACCGCATTCAGGCCATGGTCGATGGTCTGGTGACCTTGGGTGTGGACGCCAAAGGCACGGACGACGGAGCGGTGATTCAGGGCATGGGCGGCGACGGTCAGTTTGGCGGTGGCGATATCGTCACTTACCACGACCACCGCATTGCCATGAGTTTTGCGGTGGCGTCGCTGCGCACAGCAGAGCCGATTCGTATTCTTGATTGCGCCAATGTCGCGACGTCGTTCCCTAACTTTGTTGAGTTGGCCAATGGCTGCGGCATGCACATCGAGGTGGTAGAAGAGGGTGCGACGGCATGA
- the pyrF gene encoding orotidine-5'-phosphate decarboxylase: MTSPTCDSPVVVALDFPSAAPAIELAQQLDPSQCRLKVGKELFTSVGPKVVESLQTLGFDIFLDLKFHDIPNTCAKAVGAAADLGVWMVNVHASGGLRMMTAARDELQKKSHQPLLIGVTVLTSMEQSDLADIGLDIEPLTQVERLARLTQTAGLDGVVCSAQEVGLIREACGADFLTVTPGIRPAGSEQGDQRRVLTPQQAQQQGVSYMVIGRPITQAKNPAAACAEIVQSLSAR; encoded by the coding sequence ATGACATCCCCCACCTGCGACTCTCCCGTCGTTGTTGCTTTAGACTTTCCCTCCGCTGCGCCCGCTATTGAACTTGCCCAACAACTCGACCCCAGTCAGTGCCGGTTAAAGGTCGGTAAAGAGCTGTTTACCAGTGTCGGCCCAAAGGTGGTCGAATCGCTGCAAACACTGGGCTTTGATATCTTTTTGGACTTGAAATTTCACGACATCCCTAACACCTGTGCGAAAGCAGTCGGGGCAGCCGCGGACCTGGGCGTGTGGATGGTGAATGTGCATGCCTCGGGTGGCCTGCGCATGATGACTGCAGCACGTGACGAGTTGCAGAAGAAGTCTCATCAGCCACTGCTGATCGGCGTTACCGTGCTGACGTCAATGGAGCAATCCGATTTGGCCGACATTGGCTTGGACATTGAGCCGCTGACTCAGGTTGAACGTCTGGCGCGCTTAACACAAACTGCAGGTCTCGATGGCGTTGTGTGCTCGGCGCAAGAAGTGGGGCTGATTCGCGAGGCGTGCGGCGCGGATTTCTTAACCGTGACACCAGGCATCCGCCCAGCGGGCAGTGAGCAAGGCGATCAGCGCCGCGTATTGACGCCGCAACAGGCGCAGCAGCAAGGCGTGAGCTATATGGTGATTGGTCGTCCGATCACGCAAGCAAAGAATCCCGCCGCCGCCTGTGCTGAAATCGTTCAATCTTTGAGCGCTCGTTAG
- the rpsA gene encoding 30S ribosomal protein S1, translating into MRQELSMSESFAELFEESLKELDMQPGSIVTGTVVDIDSDWVTVNSGLKSEAVIPRAQFLNENGELEVAIGDETQVSLEAVEDGFGETKLSREKAKRAESWKELEKAFEADEMVTGIINGKVKGGFTVDLKNIRAFLPGSLVDVRPVRDTAHLEGKELEFKVIKLDAKRNNVVVSRRAVLEAANSQEREELLANLQEGQSIKGIVKNLTDYGAFVDLGGVDGLLHITDMAWKRIKHPSEIVAVGDEIDVKVLKFDRERNRVSLGLKQLGDDPWVNITERYPENARVKARVTNLTDYGCFAELEEGVEGLVHVSEMDWTNKNIHPSKVVQVGDEVEVMILDIDEERRRISLGIKQCTTNPWEDFGTKFNKGDKISGKIKSITDFGIFIGLDGGIDGLVHLSDISWNDNGEEAVRNFKKGDELETVILSIDPERERISLGVKQLESDPFSEYVAENDKGALVTGKVIAVDAKAATIELIAGVEATLRASDISRDKVEDARNVLNEGEEVEALITAVDRKNRTISLSVKAKDSAEDRAALKEQRAKADQEVTGPTTIGDLIKEQLNQQ; encoded by the coding sequence ATGAGACAGGAATTATCCATGAGCGAAAGCTTTGCTGAACTATTTGAAGAATCCTTAAAAGAACTGGACATGCAGCCAGGTTCTATCGTTACTGGTACCGTTGTTGACATCGACAGCGACTGGGTAACGGTGAACTCAGGTCTGAAGTCAGAAGCGGTTATTCCTCGCGCCCAGTTCCTGAATGAAAATGGTGAACTGGAAGTAGCCATTGGCGATGAAACTCAGGTATCTCTGGAAGCTGTAGAAGACGGCTTCGGTGAGACCAAACTGTCTCGTGAAAAAGCCAAGCGCGCAGAAAGCTGGAAAGAGCTGGAAAAAGCCTTCGAAGCGGATGAAATGGTTACCGGTATCATCAACGGTAAAGTTAAGGGCGGCTTCACAGTTGACCTGAAAAACATCCGTGCCTTCCTGCCAGGTTCTTTGGTTGACGTACGTCCAGTACGTGACACTGCACACCTGGAAGGCAAAGAGCTGGAGTTCAAAGTCATCAAGCTGGACGCCAAGCGTAACAACGTCGTTGTTTCTCGTCGTGCAGTGCTGGAAGCGGCTAACTCACAAGAGCGTGAAGAGCTGCTGGCTAACCTGCAAGAAGGTCAGTCAATCAAGGGTATTGTTAAGAACCTGACTGACTACGGTGCCTTCGTTGATCTGGGCGGCGTTGATGGCCTGCTGCACATCACCGACATGGCGTGGAAGCGCATCAAGCACCCAAGCGAAATCGTTGCTGTTGGTGACGAAATCGACGTTAAAGTGCTGAAGTTCGACCGTGAGCGCAACCGCGTATCTCTGGGTCTGAAGCAACTGGGTGATGATCCATGGGTGAACATCACTGAGCGTTACCCAGAAAACGCACGTGTTAAAGCGCGTGTTACCAACCTGACTGACTACGGCTGCTTCGCTGAGCTGGAAGAAGGTGTTGAAGGTCTGGTTCACGTGTCTGAAATGGACTGGACCAACAAGAACATCCACCCAAGCAAAGTCGTTCAAGTTGGCGACGAAGTGGAAGTGATGATCCTGGACATCGACGAAGAGCGTCGTCGTATTTCTCTGGGTATCAAGCAGTGCACCACCAACCCTTGGGAAGACTTCGGTACCAAGTTCAACAAAGGCGACAAGATCAGCGGTAAGATCAAGTCGATCACTGACTTCGGTATCTTCATTGGTCTGGACGGCGGCATCGACGGTCTGGTTCACCTGTCTGACATCAGCTGGAACGACAACGGTGAAGAAGCGGTTCGCAACTTCAAGAAAGGCGATGAGCTGGAAACCGTTATCCTGTCGATCGACCCAGAGCGTGAGCGTATCTCACTGGGCGTGAAGCAGCTGGAAAGCGATCCGTTCTCTGAGTACGTAGCAGAAAACGACAAGGGCGCTCTGGTAACTGGTAAAGTGATCGCGGTTGACGCGAAAGCAGCGACCATCGAACTGATCGCCGGTGTTGAAGCCACTCTGCGTGCTTCTGACATCAGCCGTGACAAAGTTGAAGACGCTCGCAACGTGCTGAACGAAGGCGAAGAAGTCGAAGCTCTGATCACTGCTGTTGATCGTAAGAACCGCACCATCAGCCTGTCCGTGAAAGCGAAAGACAGCGCTGAAGATCGTGCCGCTCTGAAAGAGCAACGCGCTAAGGCAGATCAAGAAGTGACTGGTCCTACCACCATTGGTGACCTGATTAAAGAACAGCTGAATCAGCAATAA
- a CDS encoding YtoQ family protein, whose amino-acid sequence MQLNVYLSGEIHSNWRDAIAEGVKAAGLDVTLTGPNTNHGASDDCGDDILGAEASNFWKDHKAAKINALRTRKLIGDADIVVVRFGDQYKQWNAAFDAGYAAALGKSLIVQHDPSLTHPLKEVDAAALAVCETPQQVVDILSYIHRDQ is encoded by the coding sequence ACGTTTATTTGTCGGGAGAAATCCACAGCAACTGGCGCGATGCCATTGCCGAAGGAGTTAAGGCTGCAGGCCTAGACGTCACACTGACCGGCCCCAACACCAACCATGGCGCCAGCGACGATTGCGGTGACGATATTCTTGGCGCCGAAGCTTCCAATTTTTGGAAAGACCACAAAGCCGCCAAGATCAATGCCCTGCGCACACGCAAATTGATTGGCGATGCCGACATTGTGGTGGTGCGCTTTGGCGATCAATACAAACAATGGAACGCTGCTTTTGATGCCGGCTACGCCGCCGCATTAGGCAAGTCCTTGATCGTTCAGCACGACCCGTCGCTGACTCACCCGCTGAAGGAAGTCGACGCTGCCGCACTAGCGGTGTGTGAAACGCCGCAGCAAGTGGTCGATATCTTAAGCTACATTCATCGCGACCAATAA
- a CDS encoding aminotransferase class V-fold PLP-dependent enzyme: protein MAGLLADIDPDGLLEYSVVFTDRSLNHMSQQFQQVMRDISATLKDVYNADSVVVVPGGGTYGMEAVARQFAHAQDCMVIRNGWFSYRWSQIFEMGDIPASCTVMTARRTSDDAQAPFAPAPIEDVVAAIEAKCPKVVFAPHVETASGILLPDDYLKAIATAVHNVGGVFVLDCVASGTLWVDMKAIGVDVLISAPQKGWSASPCSALVMLSERALAVMEERQSSSFACNLKQWHMIMQAYENGGHAYHATMPTDALLKFRDTMLETKDYGFDKVRDEQLALGKAVREMLESKGIRSVAAEGFKAPGVVVSYTDDPAMQNGSKFAALGMQAAAGVPLMCDEGDNYRSFRIGLFGLDKLHNIERSVANLEAVIDQLI, encoded by the coding sequence ATGGCTGGCCTGCTCGCCGATATCGATCCGGATGGTTTGCTCGAATATTCCGTGGTTTTTACCGATCGCTCACTCAATCACATGTCGCAACAGTTCCAGCAGGTGATGCGTGACATCTCGGCCACATTAAAAGACGTGTACAACGCCGACAGCGTTGTGGTGGTGCCAGGTGGCGGCACCTATGGCATGGAGGCAGTCGCGCGCCAATTTGCTCACGCTCAAGATTGCATGGTCATTCGCAACGGCTGGTTCAGCTATCGCTGGAGTCAGATCTTTGAAATGGGGGACATTCCCGCCTCCTGCACCGTTATGACTGCGCGTCGCACCAGTGACGACGCACAAGCGCCGTTTGCGCCGGCCCCCATTGAAGACGTTGTTGCCGCCATCGAAGCCAAGTGCCCAAAGGTGGTGTTTGCCCCGCACGTCGAGACGGCATCCGGCATCTTGCTGCCAGACGACTATTTAAAAGCCATAGCTACAGCAGTGCATAATGTCGGCGGCGTATTTGTGCTCGATTGCGTCGCCTCAGGCACCCTGTGGGTAGACATGAAAGCGATTGGCGTAGATGTACTGATCAGTGCGCCGCAAAAAGGCTGGAGTGCGTCGCCTTGCTCTGCCTTAGTGATGCTGAGCGAGCGCGCTCTGGCGGTAATGGAAGAGCGTCAAAGCAGCAGCTTTGCCTGCAACCTCAAGCAGTGGCACATGATCATGCAAGCCTATGAAAACGGCGGTCACGCGTATCACGCCACCATGCCTACCGATGCCCTGCTGAAGTTCCGTGACACCATGCTGGAGACCAAAGACTATGGCTTTGACAAGGTGCGCGATGAGCAGTTAGCGCTGGGTAAAGCGGTGCGCGAGATGCTGGAAAGCAAAGGCATTCGCAGCGTTGCCGCTGAGGGCTTTAAAGCGCCTGGCGTGGTGGTGAGCTACACCGATGATCCGGCCATGCAAAACGGCAGCAAGTTTGCCGCACTAGGCATGCAAGCGGCGGCCGGCGTGCCTTTGATGTGCGATGAAGGCGACAACTACCGCTCCTTCCGCATCGGTTTGTTCGGCTTGGACAAGCTGCACAACATCGAGCGCAGCGTCGCCAACTTGGAGGCAGTGATCGATCAGCTGATCTGA
- the pheA gene encoding prephenate dehydratase codes for MSEAEELGALRDQIDAIDQQIQQLINERARCAQQVAEVKQKYCSPGDSVVFYRPEREAQVLRKIMARNQGPLGDESMARLFREVMSQCLALEEPLTVAYLGPEGTFTQQAALKHFGHAVSCAGQISIADVFREVESGAAHFGVVPVENSTEGVVTHTLDSFVESNLLICGEVTLRIHHHLLTSEPSASVTRIYSHAQSLAQCRLWLDQNYPNVERIAVASNAEAARRASQEPGAAAIASEAAAELYALKPVHANIEDQPDNTTRFLIVGQQPTQSSGDDKTSILVASRNEPGALYHVLEPFHRDGVSLTRIETRPSRSGTWSYVFFIDFEGHRDDERIVPLLAEIQSKAVDFKWLGSYPKAVL; via the coding sequence ATGAGCGAAGCAGAAGAGTTAGGCGCGCTGCGCGATCAAATTGATGCCATCGACCAGCAAATTCAGCAGCTGATCAACGAGCGTGCGCGCTGTGCGCAGCAAGTGGCTGAGGTGAAGCAAAAGTACTGCTCTCCCGGCGACAGCGTGGTGTTTTACCGCCCGGAGCGCGAAGCACAAGTACTGCGCAAAATCATGGCGCGTAACCAAGGGCCGCTGGGTGATGAATCCATGGCGCGTTTGTTCCGTGAAGTGATGTCGCAGTGCTTGGCACTGGAGGAGCCGCTGACCGTGGCGTACCTCGGCCCAGAAGGCACCTTCACTCAGCAGGCGGCGCTCAAACACTTTGGTCATGCGGTCAGTTGCGCAGGCCAGATCTCTATTGCTGATGTGTTTCGCGAAGTGGAAAGTGGCGCTGCTCACTTTGGCGTCGTGCCGGTGGAGAACTCTACCGAAGGTGTGGTGACCCACACCCTCGACAGCTTCGTCGAGTCCAATTTGCTGATATGCGGTGAGGTGACGCTGCGCATTCACCATCATTTGCTGACTTCTGAGCCTTCTGCGTCGGTCACACGGATCTACTCCCATGCGCAATCCTTGGCGCAGTGTCGTTTGTGGCTGGATCAAAATTACCCCAATGTTGAGCGTATCGCGGTGGCGTCCAACGCCGAAGCGGCTCGTCGAGCCAGCCAAGAGCCGGGTGCGGCGGCGATTGCCAGTGAAGCGGCGGCAGAGCTGTACGCCCTGAAGCCAGTGCACGCCAACATCGAAGACCAACCCGATAACACCACGCGCTTTTTGATCGTTGGGCAACAGCCGACACAAAGCAGCGGTGATGATAAGACCTCCATTCTGGTCGCCAGTCGCAACGAACCAGGGGCGCTCTACCATGTGTTAGAGCCTTTCCACCGCGATGGTGTCAGCCTGACTCGTATTGAGACGCGGCCGTCACGCAGTGGCACTTGGAGCTATGTCTTCTTTATCGACTTTGAGGGGCATCGCGACGATGAGCGTATTGTGCCTCTGTTGGCAGAAATTCAGAGCAAGGCCGTCGACTTTAAATGGCTGGGCTCCTACCCAAAGGCAGTGTTGTGA